From a single Streptomyces sp. 1331.2 genomic region:
- a CDS encoding PucR family transcriptional regulator, whose protein sequence is MSHAIRRASRLALDETTVTALRAALTTTADEVVQAIIDEVPPYANALSGPMGGTIRRAVRTALGHYLDLASGNATGGDAGDAAYELGRGEVRDGRSMDALLSAYRVGARVAWRCLAAGAVPAGLPAAEVAKFAELTFAYIDELSAASAAGHADELAARGRAHERHLEHLARDLLAGANPDVLMASAQRAGWQPPVSLTVVLLPAVQARPAYRALDPSTLILDDLPDATGVLLVPDADRSRLLRQLTDRTAVVGPTRPWTRASASYARAVRARSLSADIRDTEDHLPELVLSADADAFADLRARALAPLRTLPDATAQRLEETLRAWLLHQGRREEVAAALFVHPQTVRYRMSQLRELFPDLASPHRVLELTLAVGLRVS, encoded by the coding sequence GTGAGCCATGCAATCCGGAGGGCCAGCAGACTGGCCCTGGATGAGACGACGGTCACAGCACTCAGGGCCGCGCTGACGACCACCGCCGACGAGGTCGTCCAGGCGATCATCGACGAGGTCCCTCCCTACGCCAATGCCCTTTCGGGTCCCATGGGCGGCACCATCCGCCGGGCCGTCCGCACTGCACTGGGGCACTACCTGGACCTGGCGAGCGGGAACGCCACAGGCGGCGACGCCGGTGACGCGGCCTACGAGCTGGGTCGCGGCGAGGTGCGCGACGGCCGTTCGATGGACGCCCTGCTCAGCGCCTACCGCGTCGGCGCCCGCGTGGCCTGGCGATGCCTGGCGGCGGGAGCCGTACCCGCGGGTCTGCCCGCCGCCGAGGTCGCCAAGTTCGCCGAGCTGACCTTCGCCTACATCGACGAGCTCTCCGCCGCGAGCGCCGCGGGCCACGCCGACGAACTGGCCGCCCGGGGCAGGGCCCACGAGCGCCATCTGGAACACCTGGCCCGCGACCTCCTCGCCGGCGCCAACCCGGACGTACTGATGGCCTCTGCCCAACGGGCCGGATGGCAGCCGCCGGTTTCGCTGACCGTGGTCCTGCTGCCCGCGGTCCAGGCCCGGCCTGCCTACCGCGCGCTCGACCCGAGCACCCTGATCCTCGACGATCTGCCGGACGCCACCGGTGTGCTGCTCGTTCCCGATGCCGACCGATCGCGCCTCCTGCGGCAGCTGACCGACCGCACCGCCGTGGTCGGGCCGACCCGGCCGTGGACCCGTGCGTCCGCCTCGTACGCACGAGCCGTACGCGCGCGCTCCCTCTCCGCTGACATCCGCGACACCGAGGACCACCTGCCCGAGCTGGTGCTGAGCGCCGACGCGGACGCGTTCGCGGACCTGCGTGCCCGAGCCCTCGCACCGTTGCGGACCTTGCCCGACGCGACCGCGCAGCGGTTGGAGGAGACGCTACGGGCGTGGCTGCTGCACCAGGGCAGGCGGGAGGAGGTGGCGGCGGCGTTGTTCGTCCATCCCCAGACAGTCCGCTACCGGATGTCGCAGCTGCGGGAGCTGTTTCCGGATCTGGCGTCGCCACACCGGGTCCTTGAGCTGACCTTGGCCGTCGGTCTTCGGGTCAGCTGA
- a CDS encoding fatty acid desaturase family protein, with amino-acid sequence MTAIDPTVHLTEEQIEELGRELDAIRDEVIADRGEKDAAYIRKVISAQRKLELASRGVLLFSLFPPAWLLGTAGLSVAKIMDNMEIGHNVLHGQWDWMRDPKIHSTSWEWDHVSPSDQWKHSHNELHHTYTNVIGKDNDLGYGIMRVDEDQKWHPFHLGQPLWNFINACFFEYGIAAYDLELGKNLSKRRRKDPEFRARARAVGRKIRKQVLKDYVIHPLLSGPSFLTTLAATFTANLVRNIWTHSVIMCGHFPEGVQVFERQSIKGETRGQWYLRQMMGSANISGSRAMHFMTGNLSHQIEHHLFPDLPSNRYAEVAVKVRALFEKYELEYVTGPLPKQVFSAWRKVFRLSLPNGKPRAATPDRDQVLVVA; translated from the coding sequence TTGACCGCCATCGACCCCACCGTCCACCTGACCGAGGAGCAGATCGAGGAGCTCGGCCGCGAGCTGGACGCGATCCGCGACGAGGTCATCGCCGACCGCGGCGAGAAGGACGCCGCCTACATCCGCAAGGTCATATCGGCCCAGCGCAAGCTGGAGCTGGCCAGCAGGGGCGTGCTGCTGTTCTCGCTCTTCCCGCCCGCGTGGCTGCTCGGCACCGCCGGCCTGTCCGTGGCGAAGATCATGGACAACATGGAGATCGGCCACAACGTCCTGCACGGCCAGTGGGACTGGATGCGGGACCCGAAGATCCACTCCACCAGCTGGGAGTGGGACCACGTCTCGCCGTCCGATCAGTGGAAGCACTCGCACAACGAGCTGCACCACACGTACACCAACGTGATCGGCAAGGACAACGACCTCGGCTACGGCATCATGCGCGTCGACGAGGACCAGAAGTGGCACCCGTTCCACCTCGGCCAGCCGCTGTGGAACTTCATCAACGCCTGCTTCTTCGAGTACGGCATCGCCGCGTACGACCTGGAGCTCGGCAAGAACCTGAGCAAGCGCCGCCGCAAGGACCCGGAGTTCCGCGCGCGGGCCCGGGCCGTGGGCCGCAAGATCCGCAAGCAGGTGCTCAAGGACTACGTGATCCACCCGCTGCTGTCGGGCCCGTCCTTCCTCACCACGCTCGCCGCCACCTTCACCGCGAACCTGGTCCGCAACATCTGGACCCACTCGGTGATCATGTGCGGGCACTTCCCCGAGGGGGTGCAGGTCTTCGAGCGTCAGTCGATCAAGGGCGAGACGCGCGGCCAGTGGTACCTGCGCCAGATGATGGGGTCGGCGAACATCAGCGGCAGCAGGGCCATGCACTTCATGACCGGCAACCTGTCGCACCAGATCGAGCACCACCTGTTCCCCGACCTGCCGAGCAACCGGTACGCCGAGGTCGCGGTGAAGGTGCGCGCGCTGTTCGAGAAGTACGAGCTGGAGTACGTCACCGGGCCGCTGCCGAAGCAGGTGTTCTCCGCGTGGCGCAAGGTCTTCCGGCTCTCGCTGCCGAACGGGAAACCGAGGGCCGCAACGCCGGACCGCGATCAGGTGCTCGTCGTGGCCTGA
- a CDS encoding glycoside hydrolase family 31 protein, translating to MSYSIRTGALERHTAAEILRIEPWGPDAVRVRASSGTIDPTAPGALENPRPTPHAEVSVSEDGSARLVNGSIAVEASADGRLRFRHAVSGRELLAERSPHALHTGSRVHAAGGRTEQSFEAYDGERLHGLGQHLHGRLDQKGCVIDLVQRNTVAAVPFLHSSRGYGLLWNNPATGRVELGADTTRWTADGGGRIDYWITAGDTPARILDSYTRATGRPPLLPAWASGFWQSKLRYRTQDELLTVAREYKERGLSLSVIVCDFFHWPRMGDWRFEESEWPDPAAMVKELSDLGVKLAVSVWPTVEPDSDAYDALRSAGHLVRDTGGGLLTFPWPSRYGREALIRPMAYYDATHPGARAALWQRLNDNYRSLGVACFWLDACEPDVPPDLAERAVYAAGPAAEAANLYPLEHARAVADGLRAEGEDRPLSLVRSAWAGSQKHGALLWSGDIPTTFDSLGRQIRAGLNVAMSGIPWWNTDIGGFFGGDPDDPAYRELLIRWFQYGTFSPVMRLHGDREPNHPTFATDMTGGPNEVWSYGEQAYGILRDHLSLRERLRPYLHGLSEDAHRTGAPPMRPLFFDFPEDEHAWEVDDQFLLGPDLLVAPVYEAGVRARRVYLPSGTRWCDPATGLVLDGGTTLDAEAPLERLPVFAREGAEVATRLTSPEA from the coding sequence TTGTCCTACAGCATCCGTACGGGCGCCCTGGAACGGCACACCGCCGCAGAGATCCTCCGCATCGAGCCCTGGGGACCGGACGCCGTCCGGGTGCGGGCCTCGTCCGGGACCATCGACCCCACCGCCCCCGGTGCGCTGGAGAATCCGCGGCCCACCCCGCACGCCGAAGTGTCCGTGTCGGAGGACGGCAGTGCCCGCCTGGTCAACGGCAGCATCGCCGTCGAGGCCTCGGCGGACGGCCGGCTGAGATTCCGCCACGCCGTCTCGGGCCGCGAACTCCTCGCCGAGCGCAGCCCGCACGCGCTCCACACCGGCTCCCGCGTCCACGCGGCCGGCGGCCGGACGGAGCAGTCCTTCGAGGCCTACGACGGTGAGCGGCTGCACGGCCTGGGGCAGCACCTGCACGGGCGCCTGGACCAGAAGGGCTGTGTGATCGACCTCGTCCAGCGCAACACCGTCGCCGCCGTCCCCTTCCTGCACTCCTCGCGCGGCTACGGACTGCTCTGGAACAACCCCGCCACCGGCCGCGTCGAACTGGGCGCCGACACCACCCGGTGGACCGCCGACGGAGGCGGGCGCATCGACTACTGGATCACCGCCGGTGACACCCCGGCCCGGATCCTGGACTCCTACACCCGGGCCACCGGCCGCCCGCCCCTGCTGCCCGCATGGGCCTCGGGCTTCTGGCAGTCGAAGCTGCGGTACCGCACCCAGGACGAACTCCTCACCGTCGCCCGGGAGTACAAGGAACGCGGACTTTCGCTGTCCGTCATCGTCTGCGACTTCTTCCACTGGCCGAGGATGGGTGACTGGCGCTTCGAGGAGAGCGAGTGGCCCGACCCCGCCGCCATGGTCAAGGAACTGTCGGACCTCGGCGTGAAGCTCGCCGTCTCGGTGTGGCCCACCGTCGAGCCCGACAGCGACGCGTACGACGCGCTGCGCTCGGCCGGACACCTCGTCCGGGACACCGGCGGCGGTCTGCTCACCTTCCCGTGGCCGTCCCGGTACGGCAGGGAAGCGCTGATCCGCCCGATGGCCTACTACGACGCCACCCACCCCGGAGCGCGCGCCGCGCTGTGGCAGCGACTGAACGACAACTACCGTTCTCTGGGCGTGGCCTGCTTCTGGCTGGACGCCTGCGAACCCGACGTTCCCCCGGACCTCGCCGAGCGCGCCGTCTACGCGGCCGGGCCCGCCGCCGAGGCCGCGAACCTCTACCCGCTGGAGCACGCCCGCGCGGTGGCCGACGGCCTGCGTGCGGAGGGCGAGGACCGGCCGCTGTCCCTGGTGCGGTCCGCCTGGGCGGGCAGCCAGAAGCACGGGGCCCTGCTGTGGTCCGGCGACATCCCCACGACCTTCGACTCCCTCGGGCGTCAGATCCGGGCCGGGCTGAACGTCGCGATGAGCGGCATCCCGTGGTGGAACACGGACATCGGCGGCTTCTTCGGCGGCGACCCGGACGATCCGGCCTACCGTGAGCTGCTGATCCGATGGTTCCAGTACGGCACCTTCAGCCCGGTCATGCGGCTGCACGGGGACCGCGAACCCAACCACCCCACCTTCGCCACGGACATGACCGGCGGGCCGAACGAGGTCTGGTCGTACGGGGAGCAGGCGTACGGCATCCTCCGCGACCACCTGTCGCTGCGCGAACGCCTGCGCCCGTACCTGCACGGCCTGTCCGAGGACGCCCACCGCACCGGCGCGCCGCCCATGCGCCCGCTGTTCTTCGACTTCCCCGAGGACGAACACGCGTGGGAGGTGGACGACCAGTTCCTGCTCGGCCCCGACCTGCTGGTGGCACCCGTGTACGAGGCCGGTGTCCGGGCCCGCCGGGTGTACCTGCCCTCCGGCACCCGCTGGTGCGACCCGGCCACCGGCCTCGTGTTGGACGGCGGAACGACGCTCGACGCCGAGGCCCCGCTGGAGCGCCTCCCGGTCTTCGCCCGGGAAGGCGCCGAGGTCGCTACCCGGCTGACATCTCCCGAGGCCTGA
- a CDS encoding FadR/GntR family transcriptional regulator, whose product MSLTDKAIAQIRELIRSGALPPGSKLPPEAELAAQLGLSRNLAREAVKALAVARVLEVRRGDGTYVTSLQPSLLLEGLGGAVELLQGDSAAVQDLIEVRRLLEPVATALAATRISDEQLAEVERHLDAMRDARDDVERLNAHDAAFHRAVISATGNETLVTVLEGISGRTLRARTWRGVVDAQASDRTIAEHEAIFRALSIRDASLSQAAALMHVSNTALWLSEHLRTGEALPVDQATTST is encoded by the coding sequence GTGTCTCTGACGGACAAGGCCATCGCGCAGATCCGCGAGCTGATCCGCAGCGGAGCGCTGCCACCGGGTTCGAAGCTCCCGCCGGAGGCCGAGCTGGCCGCCCAGCTCGGCCTCTCCCGCAACCTGGCCCGGGAGGCCGTGAAGGCATTGGCCGTCGCCCGGGTCCTGGAAGTCCGGCGGGGCGACGGCACGTACGTGACCAGCCTGCAGCCGAGCCTGCTCCTGGAAGGACTCGGCGGCGCGGTGGAGCTGCTGCAGGGCGATTCCGCCGCGGTGCAGGACCTCATCGAGGTACGGCGGCTCCTGGAGCCGGTCGCCACCGCGCTGGCCGCCACCCGGATCTCCGACGAGCAGCTGGCCGAGGTGGAACGGCACCTGGACGCCATGCGCGACGCCCGTGACGACGTGGAACGACTCAACGCCCATGATGCCGCGTTCCACCGCGCCGTCATCTCGGCCACGGGCAACGAGACCCTGGTCACGGTCCTGGAGGGCATCTCCGGGCGTACGCTGCGCGCCCGCACCTGGCGCGGTGTGGTCGACGCCCAGGCCTCGGACCGGACCATCGCCGAGCACGAGGCGATCTTCCGGGCACTGTCGATCCGCGACGCCTCCCTCAGCCAGGCCGCCGCGTTGATGCACGTCAGCAACACCGCGCTGTGGCTGAGCGAGCACCTGCGGACGGGAGAAGCCCTCCCCGTGGATCAGGCCACGACGAGCACCTGA
- a CDS encoding ferredoxin reductase, producing the protein MTRARLRSRAWKLLEMATTPLLPSDYLDLVSPLRAGADLRGRIEAVHPETGDAATLVIRPGRGWRGHTAGQYLRIGVDVDGRRLWRAYSITSPTDRRDGRVTITVKAVPDGKVSNHLVRRATPGTLIQLDQASGDFVLPRAKPAKVLYLTAGSGITPVMGMLRDTEFDDVVMVHLAPQPQDVLFRTELHGLVADGKLRLVEVHTATDGRLDIARLDELVPDWAERETWACGPAGLLDAAEKHWNENGVHERLHTERFRPSVVVAGDGGEVTFGATGRTVVADGATSLLDIGEEAGVLMPSGCRMGICFGCVSPLKAGAVRDLRSGEITEAEPGVLIQTCVSAAAGPCEIER; encoded by the coding sequence ATGACGCGTGCAAGACTCCGCAGCAGGGCGTGGAAACTGCTGGAGATGGCCACAACGCCGCTGCTGCCCTCGGACTACCTCGACCTGGTCAGCCCGCTGCGCGCGGGCGCCGACCTGCGGGGGCGCATCGAGGCCGTGCACCCCGAGACGGGCGACGCCGCGACCCTCGTGATCAGGCCGGGACGGGGCTGGCGCGGCCACACGGCCGGGCAGTACCTGCGGATCGGGGTCGACGTCGACGGGCGGCGCCTGTGGCGTGCCTACTCGATCACCTCGCCGACAGACCGCCGGGACGGCCGCGTCACGATCACCGTGAAGGCCGTCCCGGACGGCAAGGTCAGCAACCACCTGGTCCGCCGGGCGACACCGGGCACGCTGATCCAGCTCGACCAGGCGTCCGGTGACTTCGTCCTGCCGCGGGCCAAGCCCGCCAAGGTGCTCTACCTGACGGCCGGCAGCGGCATCACGCCGGTGATGGGCATGCTGCGCGACACCGAGTTCGACGACGTCGTCATGGTCCACCTCGCCCCACAGCCGCAGGACGTGCTCTTCCGCACCGAGCTGCACGGCCTGGTCGCGGACGGGAAACTGCGCCTCGTCGAGGTGCACACCGCCACGGACGGCAGGCTCGACATCGCCCGTCTCGACGAACTCGTGCCCGACTGGGCCGAGCGCGAGACCTGGGCCTGCGGTCCCGCGGGCCTGCTCGACGCCGCAGAGAAGCACTGGAACGAGAACGGCGTCCACGAGCGCCTGCACACCGAGCGCTTCCGCCCGAGCGTCGTCGTCGCCGGGGACGGCGGGGAGGTCACGTTCGGTGCCACCGGCAGGACCGTCGTTGCGGACGGCGCCACGTCGTTGCTGGACATCGGCGAGGAGGCCGGCGTGCTCATGCCCTCCGGGTGCCGCATGGGCATCTGCTTCGGCTGCGTCTCGCCGCTCAAGGCGGGCGCCGTCCGTGACCTGCGCAGCGGCGAGATCACCGAGGCCGAGCCGGGCGTCCTCATCCAGACCTGCGTGTCCGCCGCGGCGGGCCCCTGCGAGATCGAACGGTAG
- a CDS encoding alpha-L-arabinofuranosidase B: protein MIKSSIRRARRALLAVGATAALAAGLLTAAAGTSQAATQGPCDLYAAGNTPCVAAHSTTRALYGAYNGPLYQVRRASDNATRDIGLLSTGGYADAAAQDSFCAGTSCVITVLYDQSGKGNHLTQAPAGGAAGGPDNLANAVEAPVTVGGHKAYGVYVAPGTGYRNNHTNGIATGDQPEGMYAIFDGTHFNGGCCFDYGNAETNNLDTGNGHMEALYFGNNKVWGSGSGSGPWVMADQENGLFSGVNPRYNANDPTVTNRFLTAMLKGGPNQWALRGGDAQAGGLSTFYNGVRPNATGYNPMHKEGAIILGIGGDNSKGAQGTFYEGVMTQGYPSDATENAVQANITAAGYHSGSTGTGTLTPGSRISLQATTAPCCTSHYLRHDDADNKVVISGTNSSSSATDKADATWIVRAGLANSSCLSFESANNPGQFLHHYNYELYLDFDNGVGSFAQDATFCPTAGNSGTGTSFQSVNFPTKYLRHYNYTAYIASNGGSNSWDSSASWAADTSWLIAQPWG from the coding sequence ATGATCAAATCGTCGATCCGCAGGGCCAGGCGGGCCCTCCTCGCAGTCGGTGCGACCGCCGCGCTCGCCGCCGGCCTGCTCACCGCCGCGGCCGGGACGTCGCAGGCGGCCACCCAGGGGCCGTGCGACCTCTACGCCGCCGGCAACACGCCCTGCGTGGCCGCGCACAGCACCACCCGGGCCCTGTACGGCGCGTACAACGGCCCGCTGTACCAGGTCAGGCGCGCCTCCGACAACGCGACCAGGGACATCGGCCTGCTGAGCACCGGCGGCTACGCCGACGCCGCCGCGCAGGACTCCTTCTGCGCCGGCACCAGTTGCGTCATCACCGTCCTCTACGACCAGTCCGGCAAGGGCAACCACCTCACCCAGGCGCCGGCCGGCGGGGCGGCCGGCGGGCCGGACAACCTCGCCAACGCCGTCGAGGCGCCGGTCACCGTCGGCGGGCACAAGGCGTACGGCGTCTACGTCGCCCCAGGGACCGGCTACCGCAACAACCACACCAACGGCATCGCCACCGGCGACCAGCCCGAGGGCATGTACGCCATCTTCGACGGCACACACTTCAACGGCGGCTGCTGCTTCGACTACGGCAACGCCGAGACCAACAACCTGGACACCGGCAACGGCCACATGGAGGCCCTCTACTTCGGCAACAACAAGGTCTGGGGCTCGGGCAGCGGTTCCGGCCCGTGGGTGATGGCCGACCAGGAGAACGGCCTGTTCTCCGGCGTCAACCCCCGCTACAACGCCAACGACCCCACCGTCACCAACCGGTTCCTGACCGCCATGCTCAAGGGCGGGCCGAACCAGTGGGCCCTGCGCGGGGGCGACGCCCAGGCGGGCGGCCTGTCCACCTTCTACAACGGTGTGCGCCCCAACGCCACCGGCTACAACCCGATGCACAAGGAAGGCGCGATCATCCTCGGCATCGGCGGTGACAACAGCAAGGGGGCCCAAGGCACCTTCTACGAAGGGGTCATGACCCAGGGCTACCCGTCGGACGCCACCGAGAACGCCGTCCAGGCCAACATCACCGCCGCCGGTTACCACAGCGGCTCGACCGGCACCGGCACGCTGACGCCCGGCTCCCGGATCTCCCTGCAGGCCACCACGGCGCCCTGCTGCACCTCGCACTACCTGCGCCACGACGACGCCGACAACAAGGTCGTCATCTCCGGCACGAACTCCTCCAGCTCCGCCACCGACAAGGCCGACGCCACCTGGATCGTCCGCGCCGGCCTGGCCAACAGCTCCTGCCTGTCCTTCGAGTCCGCCAACAACCCCGGGCAGTTCCTGCACCACTACAACTACGAGCTCTACCTGGACTTCGACAACGGCGTCGGCTCCTTCGCCCAGGACGCCACGTTCTGCCCCACCGCGGGCAACAGCGGGACCGGCACCTCCTTCCAGTCCGTCAACTTCCCGACGAAGTACCTCCGGCACTACAACTACACGGCCTACATCGCGAGCAACGGCGGCTCCAACAGCTGGGACAGCAGTGCCAGCTGGGCCGCCGACACCAGCTGGCTGATCGCCCAGCCCTGGGGCTGA
- a CDS encoding alpha-galactosidase, with protein sequence MTEANLVVLSAGGTALALDATGLELPRVLHWGVDPGFRADDAAQVLDAMGRTSRHQTGSLMPSQGRGWGWFGRPALAGHRDGRVRPTRFELAEPLAVRAQDGRGGTIHVRALDSGAGLALDTELQMTEQGVVRLRHTLTNTATDTYTLDVLACVVPIPAHAAELLDFAGRWARERSPQRSPLRQGIWSRENRRGRTGFDAGLLLAGSEGFGFRHGEVWGVHPAWSGNHVQYAERLPDGTTVLGGGELLDAGEIRLAQGESYRTPWVYFATSGTGLDGISRGFHDMLRARPQHPATARPVTMNTWEAVYFDHDPARVRALATTAAAVGVERFVVDDGWFRHRRHDRAGLGDWYVDEKVWPDGLRPLADHVHGLGMQFGLWFEPEMVNPDSDLARAHPDWLLADPDRLPFEQRSQHVLDVAHPDAHAYLLERISTLVGDVGIDYIKWDHNRDLADAVHDGRPGVHAQTTAVYRLLDELRGRHPRLEIESCSSGGARADLGILERTDRIWGSDNIDPIERQAIQRWTGLLLPHELIGSHIGSAPAHISHRDTTLAFRCATALFGHAGIESDLSNWSQDDLTALTAWVDAYKQLRPLLHGGDVVRTDHPDPAAWVHGVVSRDRTHAVFAYVQLETSVAENGAPVRLPGLDPESHYVLRVRPELSSPEHTWPAWARRASPLTVTGRYLARVGLAAPGLANQPGQAMVVEAQAQPSASQK encoded by the coding sequence TTGACTGAGGCGAATCTCGTCGTGCTGTCGGCCGGTGGTACGGCCCTCGCGCTCGACGCCACCGGACTTGAGCTGCCCCGGGTGCTGCACTGGGGCGTCGATCCCGGCTTCCGCGCCGACGACGCCGCGCAGGTGCTCGACGCCATGGGCCGAACCTCGCGCCACCAGACCGGCAGCCTGATGCCCTCTCAGGGGCGGGGCTGGGGCTGGTTCGGACGTCCGGCCCTCGCCGGGCACCGAGACGGCCGGGTCCGCCCGACACGCTTCGAGCTCGCCGAACCGCTCGCCGTACGCGCCCAGGACGGCCGGGGCGGCACCATCCACGTGCGGGCCCTGGACTCCGGCGCGGGGCTCGCGCTGGACACCGAGCTGCAGATGACGGAACAGGGCGTGGTGCGGCTGCGCCACACCCTGACCAACACGGCGACGGACACCTACACCCTGGACGTGCTGGCGTGCGTGGTGCCGATCCCCGCCCACGCCGCGGAACTGCTGGACTTCGCCGGCCGCTGGGCCCGTGAGCGCTCCCCGCAGCGCTCCCCGCTGCGGCAGGGCATCTGGTCGAGGGAGAACCGGCGCGGCCGCACGGGCTTCGACGCCGGGCTGCTGCTCGCCGGCAGCGAGGGCTTCGGCTTCCGGCACGGCGAGGTCTGGGGCGTGCACCCCGCGTGGAGCGGCAACCACGTCCAGTACGCGGAGCGGCTGCCCGACGGGACGACGGTCCTCGGCGGCGGCGAACTGCTGGACGCCGGTGAGATCCGGCTGGCGCAGGGCGAGTCCTACCGGACCCCGTGGGTGTACTTCGCGACCTCCGGCACGGGTCTGGACGGAATCAGCCGAGGGTTCCACGACATGCTCCGGGCCCGGCCACAGCACCCGGCCACCGCCCGGCCGGTCACCATGAACACCTGGGAGGCGGTCTACTTCGACCACGACCCCGCACGGGTACGCGCCCTCGCGACCACCGCGGCGGCGGTCGGCGTGGAACGCTTCGTCGTGGACGACGGCTGGTTCCGGCACCGCCGCCACGACCGGGCCGGCCTCGGCGACTGGTACGTCGACGAGAAGGTGTGGCCCGACGGACTCCGCCCGCTCGCCGACCACGTCCACGGGCTCGGCATGCAGTTCGGCCTCTGGTTCGAGCCCGAGATGGTCAACCCCGACTCCGACCTGGCCCGCGCCCACCCCGACTGGCTCCTCGCCGACCCCGACCGCCTCCCCTTCGAGCAGCGCAGCCAGCACGTCCTGGACGTCGCGCACCCCGACGCCCACGCCTACCTGCTGGAGCGGATCAGCACCCTCGTCGGGGACGTGGGCATCGACTACATCAAGTGGGACCACAACCGCGACCTCGCCGACGCCGTCCACGACGGCCGACCCGGCGTGCACGCGCAGACCACGGCCGTCTACCGGCTCCTGGACGAACTGCGCGGCCGCCACCCCCGGCTGGAGATCGAGTCCTGCTCCTCCGGCGGGGCCCGCGCCGACCTCGGCATCCTCGAACGCACCGACCGGATCTGGGGATCGGACAACATCGACCCGATCGAACGCCAGGCCATCCAGCGCTGGACCGGGCTGCTCCTGCCCCACGAGCTGATCGGCTCCCACATCGGTTCCGCCCCCGCCCACATCAGCCACCGCGACACCACGCTCGCCTTCCGCTGCGCCACCGCCCTGTTCGGACACGCCGGCATCGAATCCGACCTCTCGAACTGGTCGCAGGACGACCTGACCGCGCTCACCGCGTGGGTCGACGCCTACAAGCAGCTGCGCCCGCTGCTCCACGGCGGCGACGTCGTCCGCACCGACCACCCCGACCCTGCCGCCTGGGTGCACGGCGTCGTCTCGCGGGACCGGACCCACGCCGTCTTCGCGTACGTCCAGCTGGAGACCTCCGTCGCCGAGAACGGCGCGCCCGTACGCCTCCCGGGCCTGGACCCCGAGAGCCACTACGTCCTGCGGGTGCGCCCCGAACTCTCCTCCCCCGAGCACACCTGGCCCGCCTGGGCACGACGGGCGAGCCCACTCACCGTCACCGGCCGGTACCTCGCCCGAGTCGGCCTCGCGGCCCCGGGCCTGGCCAACCAGCCCGGGCAGGCCATGGTGGTCGAGGCGCAGGCGCAGCCCTCGGCCTCGCAGAAGTAG